In a single window of the Acetivibrio clariflavus DSM 19732 genome:
- the rodA gene encoding rod shape-determining protein RodA → MYVLEKSKDFNFFKKFDYLLFLAVIILSIVGAFVVSSAVNPMNNGKRIIIVHVGAIIVGIVVSIIISLIDYKDYRTLGIFFYITTGLLVYVLFAGTGDQLGSRSWIDLGFITFQPADLAKITYILLASVFLERIYDDQKNKKANIFKFLIYSAIPIGLIILQKDFGTALVFIFIFFVLVFICGIAYKYLVIMATAFLLSTPFVWFFLLNDNRRKRILVFLNPELDPLDAGYNVIRSKLAIGSGQIYGKGLYKGIQTQNQSVPVSESDFIFSVVGEELGFIGAIIVIVLICIILMRCLYIARKSRDSYGMFVASGIAAMWAFHSMENIGMSVGVLPVTGIPLPFVSAGGSYMVTCYVAVGIVLSISMRRKKEIFNSSD, encoded by the coding sequence ATGTACGTTTTAGAAAAATCAAAAGATTTCAACTTCTTTAAAAAGTTCGATTACCTTTTGTTTCTGGCAGTGATAATATTATCTATAGTAGGCGCCTTTGTTGTAAGCAGCGCAGTTAATCCGATGAACAACGGAAAGAGAATAATTATTGTACATGTGGGTGCAATTATAGTTGGAATTGTGGTATCTATTATTATAAGCCTTATAGATTATAAAGATTACAGAACACTGGGAATATTTTTCTATATTACTACAGGGCTTTTGGTATATGTGCTTTTTGCCGGTACAGGAGATCAATTGGGGAGCAGAAGCTGGATTGATTTGGGGTTTATAACTTTTCAGCCGGCAGATTTGGCAAAAATAACATACATTTTACTTGCTTCCGTCTTTTTGGAAAGGATATATGACGATCAAAAGAACAAGAAGGCCAACATATTTAAGTTTTTAATCTATTCTGCCATACCCATTGGCCTTATTATTCTTCAGAAGGATTTCGGAACTGCACTGGTATTTATTTTTATATTCTTTGTTTTGGTGTTTATATGCGGTATTGCATATAAATATCTTGTCATAATGGCGACAGCCTTTCTTCTGTCCACACCGTTTGTATGGTTTTTCCTGCTTAATGACAATAGAAGAAAAAGAATATTGGTGTTTTTAAATCCTGAACTTGATCCTCTGGATGCAGGATATAATGTTATCAGATCGAAGTTGGCTATAGGATCGGGACAGATATACGGAAAAGGACTTTATAAAGGTATTCAGACACAGAATCAAAGTGTGCCGGTAAGTGAATCGGATTTTATTTTCTCGGTGGTGGGGGAAGAATTAGGATTTATTGGTGCCATAATTGTGATTGTGCTGATATGTATTATACTTATGAGGTGTTTATATATTGCAAGAAAATCCCGTGATTCTTACGGAATGTTTGTAGCTTCAGGAATTGCAGCAATGTGGGCTTTTCATTCTATGGAGAATATCGGTATGAGCGTGGGAGTGCTGCCTGTTACAGGTATTCCGCTGCCTTTTGTCAGTGCAGGGGGCAGTTATATGGTGACGTGTTATGTGGCAGTAGGAATAGTTTTGAGCATATCGATGAGACGAAAGAAAGAAATTTTCAATTCATCGGACTAA
- a CDS encoding Spo0E family sporulation regulatory protein-aspartic acid phosphatase, whose protein sequence is MNVMKIQELQYELNSMIDNDDDYSKIYKTSVELDLLIVEYYNEVLKNKSHRQKIFRHFSK, encoded by the coding sequence ATGAATGTAATGAAGATTCAAGAGTTACAGTACGAATTGAATTCAATGATAGACAATGATGACGATTACAGTAAAATATATAAAACTAGTGTCGAACTGGATTTATTAATAGTCGAATATTATAATGAAGTATTAAAAAATAAAAGTCATAGGCAAAAGATATTTAGGCATTTCTCCAAATAA
- the lgt gene encoding prolipoprotein diacylglyceryl transferase has protein sequence MGYVEFPKLGLRIPINREAFNIFGMSVYWYGIILSFAFFLSVVLAMRNSKKAGINQDDIIDLVLVAAPLSVIGARIYYVIFNWSEFNGDFWKIINIRTGGLAIYGGLIAAAIVAVVFSKVKKINPLHLVDFGAPYFVLAQAIGRWGNFTNQEAFGGNTNLPWGMTGNEIKSQLQHLSNMGYAVDPNVPVHPTFLYESLWNLVVFLLLVWFSKRKKLNGEVFCLYMVGYGAGRFWIEGLRLDSLWLGKFRVSQLLSVIFLIVFGLIFAIRRIRYNKLQFAAETSGESEFSYLLQRLNQDSESEGVETDSSGQETVNDSESTENKKEDD, from the coding sequence GTGGGGTATGTAGAATTTCCTAAATTGGGACTGAGAATTCCTATAAATAGAGAGGCATTTAATATTTTTGGGATGTCGGTTTATTGGTATGGCATAATTCTTTCTTTTGCCTTTTTCCTTTCTGTTGTTCTTGCAATGAGAAATTCAAAAAAAGCGGGCATCAATCAGGATGATATAATTGATCTTGTCTTGGTTGCTGCTCCGCTTTCAGTTATAGGGGCAAGGATTTATTATGTAATATTTAATTGGAGTGAATTTAACGGAGATTTTTGGAAAATAATCAACATAAGAACCGGGGGACTTGCCATTTATGGCGGTTTGATTGCAGCTGCTATTGTAGCAGTTGTATTTTCGAAAGTTAAAAAAATAAATCCTTTGCATTTGGTTGACTTTGGTGCCCCCTATTTTGTTCTTGCTCAGGCTATAGGCAGATGGGGCAATTTTACCAATCAAGAGGCATTTGGCGGAAATACAAACCTTCCGTGGGGCATGACAGGAAATGAAATAAAAAGCCAGTTACAGCATTTAAGCAATATGGGTTATGCTGTTGATCCGAATGTTCCGGTGCATCCGACTTTTTTATATGAATCTCTGTGGAATTTAGTTGTATTTTTGCTTCTGGTATGGTTTTCAAAGAGAAAGAAGCTGAACGGCGAAGTATTTTGCTTGTATATGGTAGGATATGGGGCAGGGAGATTTTGGATTGAAGGATTAAGACTGGACAGCTTGTGGTTAGGAAAGTTCAGAGTATCCCAACTTCTGTCAGTTATTTTTCTTATTGTATTTGGTTTGATTTTTGCTATTAGAAGGATAAGATATAATAAATTGCAGTTTGCAGCTGAAACTTCCGGAGAAAGTGAATTTTCCTATCTGCTTCAACGATTAAATCAAGATTCGGAGTCGGAAGGTGTCGAAACTGACAGTTCTGGCCAGGAAACAGTCAATGACAGTGAGAGCACTGAAAATAAAAAAGAAGATGATTGA
- the yfmH gene encoding EF-P 5-aminopentanol modification-associated protein YfmH, with the protein MDIKTVEYKNIDETMHIYEHRSGLKCFVIPKRGYSKKFATFATHYGSINNQFIVPGESEITTVPDGIAHFLEHKLFEQKDGSVMDKFSQLGSNPNAYTSFAQTAYLFSCTDKFDENFRLLLNYVQNPYITEESVEKEKDIIGQEIRMYEDNPNWRVFFNLLRGFYVNNPIKIDIAGSIESISKINKDILYTCYNTFYHPSNMIIVVVGDVDAPKVFEQVEKSISVSASKPEIKRIFPDEPDKINESYVEQKLAVAMPLFQMGYKDSGFCSKGMDCLMRETAVKILLEMIMGRSSKLYNDLYNEGLINNTFEFDYTIEENYAYSAFGGESKDPLKVKEKVLEEITSLQQSGLNMETYERIRRAQKGRFVKQFNSVERIAHNFVSVYFKEVNIFDYMEVYDKITFEYVNKVFREHFAAERLAISVIKPA; encoded by the coding sequence ATGGATATAAAAACTGTGGAATATAAAAATATTGATGAAACCATGCATATTTATGAGCATAGAAGCGGCCTTAAATGCTTTGTTATACCAAAAAGAGGATATTCGAAGAAATTTGCAACTTTTGCAACCCATTACGGTTCGATAAACAATCAATTTATTGTGCCAGGCGAGAGTGAAATCACAACAGTTCCGGACGGAATAGCACATTTCCTTGAACATAAGCTGTTTGAACAGAAAGATGGAAGTGTGATGGACAAATTTTCACAGCTAGGTTCAAATCCGAATGCATATACCAGTTTTGCCCAAACTGCCTATCTTTTTTCGTGTACTGACAAATTTGATGAGAATTTTAGACTTTTGCTAAACTACGTTCAAAATCCATATATTACAGAAGAAAGTGTGGAAAAGGAAAAGGACATTATTGGTCAGGAAATCAGGATGTACGAAGATAATCCAAACTGGAGGGTATTCTTTAACCTTTTGAGGGGTTTTTATGTGAATAACCCTATAAAGATTGATATTGCCGGAAGTATTGAAAGTATAAGTAAAATAAATAAAGACATTTTATATACTTGCTATAATACCTTCTATCATCCTTCCAATATGATTATTGTGGTAGTGGGGGATGTTGATGCTCCTAAAGTTTTTGAACAGGTAGAAAAGAGTATATCAGTGAGTGCCAGTAAACCTGAGATAAAAAGGATTTTTCCCGATGAACCTGATAAAATTAATGAAAGTTATGTGGAGCAGAAACTTGCAGTAGCAATGCCTTTATTCCAAATGGGCTATAAGGACAGCGGTTTTTGCTCTAAAGGTATGGACTGCCTTATGAGAGAAACAGCAGTGAAAATTCTTCTGGAAATGATAATGGGAAGAAGCTCAAAGTTATATAATGACCTTTATAATGAGGGACTTATAAACAATACTTTTGAATTTGACTACACAATAGAGGAAAATTATGCTTATTCGGCTTTTGGAGGGGAATCGAAGGATCCGTTGAAGGTTAAAGAAAAAGTACTGGAAGAAATAACATCCCTTCAACAGAGTGGCCTTAATATGGAAACCTATGAAAGGATCAGGAGAGCTCAAAAAGGTAGATTTGTTAAGCAGTTTAACTCTGTAGAAAGGATTGCCCATAACTTTGTATCGGTTTATTTTAAAGAAGTTAATATCTTTGATTATATGGAAGTATATGATAAAATAACTTTTGAATATGTAAATAAAGTATTCAGAGAACATTTTGCTGCCGAAAGGCTTGCAATTTCGGTAATAAAACCAGCATAA
- the yfmF gene encoding EF-P 5-aminopentanol modification-associated protein YfmF → MANNVLSDGQVLEVASFNGIKVYQIKTDRFKTNSINVFFHDNLSRENASKNAMLPAVLRRGSVNFPTIQDISLYLEELYGATFDCGVTKKGENQIIQFYLDFICDKYASGETDLTKKAFDLLFEIITNPVTENGVFKREYVQQEAKNLKELIESRVNDKVQYGVDKCLEVMCENEPFGIFEYGTVEDIDTITENNLYEHYKYFLETLPVYVFISGDFNDDKTGYIIDKLKQINRREIKKIQPTNVEKHVSQAREVVERMNVNQAKLSVGFRTNIEPNSENYYKLMLYNSILGGGIHSKLFQNVREKNGMAYYVFSRLEKFKGLMVISAGIEISNKDKAYEVIVKQLEDMKNGNISDYEFESSIKSIETGIKSLKDSQLQIVDFNLSQIIAGTKDSPDDIIEKVKKVSRQDVIDIANCIEMDTVYFLTSM, encoded by the coding sequence ATGGCAAATAATGTATTATCGGACGGTCAAGTGTTGGAAGTTGCTTCTTTTAACGGTATAAAAGTCTATCAGATTAAAACAGACAGGTTTAAGACCAATTCAATAAACGTATTTTTCCATGATAATCTGAGCAGGGAAAATGCTTCAAAGAATGCAATGCTACCGGCAGTTCTCAGGCGGGGCAGTGTCAATTTTCCGACAATTCAGGATATATCACTTTACCTTGAGGAATTATATGGTGCAACTTTTGACTGCGGTGTGACAAAAAAAGGTGAGAACCAAATAATTCAGTTTTATTTGGATTTTATATGCGATAAATACGCAAGTGGGGAAACTGATTTGACTAAGAAGGCTTTTGACCTTTTGTTTGAGATTATAACAAACCCTGTTACGGAAAATGGAGTGTTTAAGAGGGAATATGTACAGCAGGAAGCTAAAAATCTCAAGGAACTTATTGAGAGCAGAGTGAATGACAAAGTACAGTATGGTGTTGACAAATGCCTTGAAGTTATGTGTGAAAATGAACCCTTTGGTATTTTTGAATATGGCACCGTTGAAGATATAGATACCATAACTGAAAACAATCTCTATGAGCATTATAAATATTTTTTGGAAACATTGCCGGTTTACGTTTTTATTTCCGGAGACTTTAACGATGATAAGACAGGGTATATTATTGATAAACTCAAGCAGATTAATCGAAGGGAAATAAAAAAGATACAGCCGACTAATGTTGAGAAACATGTATCACAAGCTAGAGAAGTAGTTGAACGGATGAATGTTAATCAAGCAAAGTTATCTGTCGGTTTTAGAACCAATATTGAACCCAATTCGGAGAATTATTACAAGTTGATGCTTTATAACAGTATTTTAGGAGGAGGTATACATTCAAAACTGTTCCAAAACGTCCGTGAAAAAAACGGTATGGCTTATTATGTCTTTTCAAGGCTTGAAAAGTTTAAAGGCTTGATGGTTATAAGTGCCGGTATAGAAATTAGCAATAAAGATAAGGCCTATGAGGTCATTGTGAAACAGCTTGAAGATATGAAAAACGGAAATATTTCCGATTATGAGTTTGAATCATCCATCAAAAGCATAGAAACCGGGATAAAGTCGCTTAAAGACAGTCAACTGCAAATAGTAGATTTCAACTTAAGTCAAATAATTGCAGGAACAAAGGACTCGCCCGATGACATAATTGAAAAAGTAAAAAAAGTTTCAAGGCAGGACGTTATAGATATTGCAAATTGTATTGAAATGGACACTGTGTATTTTTTGACATCTATGTAG
- a CDS encoding GGDEF domain-containing protein codes for MKIISRIFEGICLFALLVFLFVGFIFPYQNTGVQFEELISMNEGWDYRVNDKLVKNVKLPYTNYETKAGDTFSISRILPETFKDSQALCIFTAYDSVRVTLDGKEIYSYGYNNSQYPLFKDNKGFLNNVITIPSRSNGKRLVIEMVSVNDKYAGVVKKVSYANQNSVYAALILKKFPGIMICTFIIMAGVLSLIIYFSLRIKTGHWDDNFKLIGICALCSGLWSINQYDFFSLIIGNAQITYFVDYYCLFLMPIAFSFYIYNLCRERCKKIIGAMITVHTLFVLTAFILQITKVKELFELLFFFIVMLILEIVLAIGAIIYDLVVEKNTRIKLLLIPLMIVLFGAVFDVVLYYLRIYSERFVTFPISILISVITILTFSWKRYLKIIADQEKNELIIKMADLDLMTQAKNRNAFEKEIVEISKDPERLKNIHITEFDLNYLKYINDHYGHDTGDEAIRICYNIIKNIVGSKGEVFRIGGDELICITYEPIENIQQDLERMIKEQNLPYPLELSYGTACFNPELDEDIHDVIKRSDKLMYEMKQMMECDKDEYKRKSMVNKIGVDHNKNI; via the coding sequence TTGAAAATTATTAGCCGAATTTTTGAAGGAATATGTTTGTTTGCATTACTTGTATTTTTGTTTGTTGGTTTTATTTTCCCTTATCAGAATACTGGTGTTCAATTTGAAGAATTGATTTCTATGAATGAAGGCTGGGACTATAGAGTTAATGATAAGCTGGTTAAAAATGTTAAATTACCTTATACAAATTATGAAACAAAGGCTGGGGATACTTTTTCTATCTCCCGAATACTTCCTGAAACATTTAAAGATTCACAGGCATTGTGTATTTTTACAGCATATGATTCGGTTCGAGTTACATTAGATGGCAAAGAAATTTATTCCTATGGCTATAATAATTCTCAATATCCTCTATTTAAAGACAATAAAGGTTTTTTAAATAATGTCATAACTATTCCTTCGAGGAGTAATGGGAAAAGACTTGTTATAGAAATGGTTTCAGTTAATGATAAGTATGCAGGAGTAGTAAAGAAGGTATCTTATGCCAATCAAAATTCTGTTTATGCCGCACTTATTTTAAAAAAGTTCCCTGGAATCATGATATGTACATTTATTATTATGGCAGGTGTTTTATCGCTTATTATTTATTTCTCGTTGCGTATTAAAACCGGGCATTGGGATGATAATTTTAAATTAATCGGTATTTGTGCACTTTGCAGTGGTTTATGGAGCATAAACCAGTATGATTTTTTCAGCTTAATTATTGGGAATGCACAAATAACATATTTTGTTGATTATTATTGCTTATTTCTGATGCCTATTGCGTTTAGTTTTTATATTTACAACCTATGCCGTGAAAGATGCAAAAAAATTATAGGTGCTATGATTACCGTTCATACTTTGTTTGTATTAACAGCTTTCATTTTACAGATTACAAAGGTTAAAGAATTGTTCGAACTATTATTTTTCTTTATTGTTATGCTTATACTGGAAATAGTATTGGCTATAGGTGCAATTATATATGATTTAGTGGTAGAAAAGAATACAAGAATTAAATTATTATTGATACCGTTAATGATTGTATTATTTGGTGCAGTATTTGATGTTGTTTTATATTATTTAAGAATCTACAGTGAACGTTTTGTTACCTTTCCAATAAGCATTTTGATTTCCGTAATTACTATACTGACTTTTTCCTGGAAACGCTACTTAAAGATTATTGCGGATCAGGAGAAAAATGAACTTATAATAAAAATGGCAGATTTGGATCTTATGACTCAGGCTAAAAATCGTAATGCCTTTGAAAAGGAAATCGTTGAAATTTCTAAAGATCCCGAGCGTTTGAAAAATATTCATATAACGGAATTTGATTTGAATTATTTGAAATATATAAATGATCATTATGGACATGATACTGGAGATGAAGCTATACGAATTTGCTATAATATTATAAAAAACATAGTAGGTAGTAAAGGAGAGGTGTTCCGTATAGGAGGGGATGAGCTTATTTGTATAACTTATGAACCGATAGAGAATATACAACAGGATTTGGAAAGGATGATAAAGGAACAGAATCTTCCTTATCCGCTGGAACTTTCTTATGGAACGGCATGTTTTAATCCTGAATTGGATGAAGATATACACGATGTTATTAAAAGAAGCGATAAATTGATGTATGAAATGAAGCAAATGATGGAATGTGACAAAGATGAGTATAAACGTAAATCCATGGTGAATAAAATTGGGGTGGATCATAATAAAAACATTTAG